AACCATCGCCTACTCCCTGTCTCAGCTTCCGAGGTCCGCTTCCGCTGGAAAGACTACGCACACGGCAGCAAACAACGCACCATGACGCTTGCCTCCGAAGAGTTCCTGCGCCGCTTCCTCCAGCATGTGCTGCCGCGGGGCTTTCCCCGCATCCGCTACTTCGGCTTCCTGGCCAACCGCCGACGCGCCCGTCTGCTGCCACTCTGCCACGCTTGCTCTACCAGGCTCCTCCCGCCGAGACTTCTTCCGCCGCACAACCCACCACGCTATGGAAGTGCCCGCGCTGCCATGGACTCATGCATCTGGTCGAACGGCTCTCGGTCGCACAACTCTTCTTCGCTCAACGAAAGGAGGTACACCTGCTTGACTCTTCCTAGCCCCCAGATCAAAGCGCTGCTCATCGTATGCTTCACCGCACACTCACTGGAAGTGTGCCTCAGCTCAGAAAACAGCCCTTTCCGTCCAACCTTCGCTGCGTTCTGCAGCGGCTCCCCGCATGGGTTGCGCCTGGTTGCGGAGAACCTCCACTCCATTCAGCACGTCTCGTCTGACTCTCTCAGCACGTCCCAGCGAATGAAAAACCCATAGCCGCCAGCATCCTTGCCCGCCGCACCAGCGCCTTCCTTCAAACCGCTCTATCCGACCTGCTCCGCTCTGGCATCCACTGCCCACGCCTGATCCCGCGGAGCAGCTCCGATAGAGTCCTGACGTTATACATCCGCATGAAATGGAGCGGATCACTAATGATGCTGCATGGCGAGTCGAAAAGAGCGCTGGGCTGTATCTATGGATCAGCCCCTGAAGTAGCAGAGCGGCGATCAGGCCGTACTAGAATGACAAACGGTGACTTGTCATTTGGCTGCTGAGAAGTTCGTTGGTCTCAAGAGAGAGCTTTCGATATCGATGATCAAAGGGCCGTCCTCCTCTGTCGATTTACGGATGGCCAGCCATTCAGCGTCTGACTCAAACGCATCCCACTGTTCTTGGCGCTTCGCAAGCGACTCCCATGCGAGCAGATAAGTCAGGTGTTGTTCTGAGCGACCAACGATTGTCGTCCAGAACCCGACTTGCAGGATGCCATGGCGGACCATTATCGGCAAGGTTTGATGTTCGAAGCGTGTCAGCAGAGCCGCCATGCGGCCCTGCACCACTCTGTAAACACGAAGCTCGTAGATCATGTGTCTCCTGACAATCCGGATTTAGGCAAAGCTGAGCACTTCGGTCAGCGGGCGTCTGCTTTTTTGCGGCCAGTTATTGG
This Terriglobales bacterium DNA region includes the following protein-coding sequences:
- a CDS encoding NIPSNAP family protein, translating into MIYELRVYRVVQGRMAALLTRFEHQTLPIMVRHGILQVGFWTTIVGRSEQHLTYLLAWESLAKRQEQWDAFESDAEWLAIRKSTEEDGPLIIDIESSLLRPTNFSAAK